A section of the Anabaena cylindrica PCC 7122 genome encodes:
- a CDS encoding efflux RND transporter periplasmic adaptor subunit, which translates to MILDGNKSEKQVKNPTSLVANPVMNGYSLFTFCLLGLLTASCGSLPKESAEAQSRQPGGRERGNNETAVDIAIAQTNLLSPSAEYIGNTTAFRIVSVRSQVEGRLLALNLDVGDTVQRGQIISQLDDVLLKTGLQQAEAELAARQSEVARAMTQVSNANAEVEKARLEVVQAKADSQRQQKLLKEGAISEQVAQQAQTKAQTAAQALQATIAQVRTEKQAVAAAQGIVFAQQAAVSAAKERRSYSRLISPITGIVTEKVTEPGNLLQPGNEVLKIGDFSRIKVVVQVSELELGKIQVGQSVKVRLDAFPETNIMGRVTRISPTADSTARLVPVEVVIPNSGGKIGSGLLARVNFTSGTPQRVVVSQTAITDSQRQTRQEENNGKLFVLDEKDGQPKVKERTVTLGKTANGKVEILSGLQPGESYVVRSSQPLKDGAVVKLSILSEK; encoded by the coding sequence ATGATTTTGGACGGAAATAAGTCAGAAAAACAGGTTAAAAACCCCACTTCTCTAGTTGCCAACCCAGTCATGAATGGCTATAGTTTATTCACATTCTGTTTACTGGGATTATTGACAGCAAGTTGTGGTTCATTGCCAAAAGAATCAGCTGAAGCGCAGTCTAGGCAACCGGGTGGTAGAGAAAGAGGTAATAATGAAACTGCTGTAGATATAGCGATCGCACAGACCAACTTATTAAGCCCCTCAGCAGAATATATAGGTAACACCACAGCATTTCGGATAGTTTCAGTGCGATCGCAAGTAGAAGGGCGACTACTAGCATTAAATCTAGACGTTGGAGATACAGTCCAGCGAGGACAAATCATCAGCCAATTAGATGATGTTCTCCTCAAAACAGGATTACAGCAGGCAGAGGCAGAACTAGCAGCCCGTCAATCAGAAGTAGCCAGGGCCATGACCCAGGTAAGTAATGCAAACGCCGAAGTAGAAAAAGCCCGGTTAGAAGTAGTACAAGCCAAAGCAGATTCTCAAAGACAACAAAAATTATTGAAAGAGGGCGCAATTTCCGAACAAGTCGCCCAACAAGCTCAAACCAAAGCTCAAACAGCAGCCCAAGCCCTTCAAGCCACAATTGCACAAGTCAGAACCGAAAAGCAAGCCGTCGCTGCTGCCCAAGGTATAGTATTTGCCCAACAAGCAGCAGTTTCTGCGGCCAAAGAACGCCGTTCATACTCCCGCTTAATCTCCCCCATTACTGGCATCGTCACAGAAAAAGTCACAGAACCAGGTAATCTCCTCCAACCAGGTAACGAAGTCTTAAAAATAGGTGACTTCAGTCGGATTAAAGTCGTAGTCCAAGTATCTGAATTAGAACTAGGAAAAATTCAGGTTGGACAATCGGTAAAAGTGCGACTAGATGCTTTCCCGGAGACAAATATCATGGGTAGAGTTACTCGCATTTCTCCAACTGCTGATAGTACAGCCCGTTTAGTACCGGTAGAAGTAGTGATTCCTAATAGCGGTGGAAAAATTGGTAGTGGACTACTAGCGCGAGTCAATTTTACTTCTGGGACACCACAGCGAGTCGTAGTGTCACAAACAGCAATTACTGATTCCCAAAGACAAACACGACAAGAAGAAAACAATGGCAAATTATTTGTCTTGGATGAAAAAGACGGTCAACCCAAGGTCAAAGAAAGAACGGTAACTTTAGGGAAAACAGCAAACGGTAAAGTAGAAATTCTTTCTGGCTTACAACCAGGAGAAAGTTATGTTGTTCGCAGTAGTCAGCCATTAAAAGATGGTGCAGTTGTGAAATTATCAATTTTGTCAGAAAAATAA
- a CDS encoding type II toxin-antitoxin system death-on-curing family toxin yields the protein MCIENLHNPKFIEEEDVLNIHNKQINLYGGLLGIRDKDLLSSAICVPQASFAGKFLHPTIVEQAAAYLFHIIKNHAFIDGNKRTAFDVMITFLNLNDYDLNMTPKEAEQLTIQVADNKVSKEELIEILRDCVMELF from the coding sequence ATGTGTATAGAAAACTTGCATAATCCTAAATTTATTGAAGAAGAAGATGTTTTAAATATACATAATAAACAGATTAACCTATATGGTGGCTTATTAGGTATCCGAGATAAAGATTTATTAAGTTCCGCAATTTGCGTCCCTCAAGCAAGTTTTGCAGGAAAGTTTTTACATCCTACAATTGTTGAACAAGCAGCAGCATATTTGTTTCATATTATTAAAAACCATGCTTTTATAGATGGAAATAAACGAACTGCTTTTGATGTCATGATAACATTTTTAAATTTAAATGATTATGACCTAAACATGACACCAAAGGAAGCAGAGCAATTAACAATACAGGTTGCTGATAATAAAGTCAGTAAAGAAGAATTGATTGAAATATTGAGAGATTGTGTTATGGAACTATTTTAA
- the rplS gene encoding 50S ribosomal protein L19, which produces MNAQEIIRSIEAEHLKSDIPIIYVGDTVRVGVKIKEGDKYRVQPYEGVVIGKRNGGINETITVRRVFQGVGVERVFLLHSPRIDNIKVLRRGRVRRAKLYYLRDRVGKATRIKQRFDRAL; this is translated from the coding sequence ATGAACGCTCAAGAGATTATCCGCTCTATTGAAGCGGAACACCTAAAATCAGATATCCCCATTATTTATGTGGGTGATACAGTTCGGGTGGGAGTCAAAATTAAAGAAGGCGATAAATATCGCGTCCAACCCTATGAAGGAGTGGTAATTGGGAAACGTAACGGTGGCATCAACGAAACAATCACCGTCCGTCGAGTTTTTCAAGGTGTGGGAGTTGAACGCGTATTTTTGCTGCATTCTCCCAGAATTGACAACATCAAAGTCCTACGCCGTGGTAGAGTACGACGCGCTAAACTGTATTACCTGCGCGATCGCGTCGGTAAAGCAACCCGAATTAAGCAACGGTTTGACCGCGCCTTGTGA
- a CDS encoding glycosyltransferase family 4 protein, producing MRIIHILNHIQEIGNGIVNVAVDLACLQAKHGNEVAIISGGGEYEKLLHRFGVRHYQIDQNRQPVNIIKAAVAYRAIVQEFKPDIVHAHMMTGLVLAHFLKFKNKYALVSTVHNEFQRASLLMGLAERVIAVSNSVQISMVQRGVPENKLRVVRNGTLGSPRTRQISDYQPLNLQHPAIATVAGMYKRKGITELIAAFEQIAQDFPTAHLYLVGNGPDREIFETQAQATSVSSRIHFEGFQSEPQGYLLSCDIFVLASHRDPCPLVLSEAREAGVAIIATEVDGIPEALDHGQAGVLVPAKNSQALAEALVKLLSNPDILQDWKHRSQENLESLSIARVNQETLAVYRELV from the coding sequence ATGCGAATCATACATATATTGAATCATATTCAAGAAATAGGTAATGGTATTGTTAATGTAGCTGTTGATCTTGCGTGTTTGCAGGCAAAACATGGTAATGAAGTAGCAATAATCTCAGGTGGGGGAGAGTATGAAAAACTATTGCATAGATTTGGTGTTAGACACTACCAAATAGACCAAAATCGCCAGCCTGTAAATATAATAAAAGCAGCGGTGGCTTATCGAGCAATTGTACAAGAATTTAAGCCGGATATTGTGCATGCCCATATGATGACGGGCTTAGTTTTAGCACATTTTTTGAAATTCAAAAACAAGTATGCTTTAGTTTCTACAGTACATAATGAATTCCAGCGTGCTAGTTTACTGATGGGTTTAGCTGAAAGAGTAATTGCTGTCAGTAATTCTGTACAAATTTCGATGGTGCAACGTGGTGTACCAGAAAATAAGTTGAGGGTAGTTCGCAATGGGACTTTAGGTAGTCCTCGTACTCGACAAATATCGGATTATCAACCTTTAAATTTACAACATCCTGCGATCGCAACTGTAGCGGGAATGTATAAACGTAAAGGTATCACTGAATTAATTGCTGCTTTTGAGCAAATTGCCCAGGATTTCCCCACAGCGCATCTTTATCTAGTGGGAAATGGGCCCGATAGAGAAATATTTGAAACCCAAGCACAAGCAACCTCTGTCAGCAGTCGTATCCATTTTGAAGGGTTCCAATCAGAACCACAAGGCTACTTACTTTCTTGCGATATTTTTGTTCTTGCTTCTCACCGTGACCCATGCCCCCTTGTACTTTCAGAAGCCAGGGAAGCTGGGGTTGCCATTATTGCTACAGAGGTAGATGGCATACCCGAAGCCTTAGATCATGGTCAAGCTGGCGTTTTAGTACCAGCTAAAAATAGTCAAGCTTTAGCTGAAGCCTTAGTTAAGCTATTAAGTAACCCAGATATCCTCCAAGATTGGAAACATCGGTCACAGGAAAATTTAGAATCGCTCAGTATTGCTCGTGTAAATCAGGAAACATTGGCAGTTTATAGGGAATTGGTGTAG
- a CDS encoding glycosyltransferase family 2 protein: MKFTILISTYNRLYLLKRAIYSALNQTIDCEIVVVDDCSSDNTDIFVKSLGDSIVYHRNPVNQGHAASVNTGMAKANGEWVKFLDDDDYLAPNCLEEMEKAISIHPHAVICSCIAAQVDSKEVELSRTRPSGNGLACYIPQADLHYGMLLELVPFGTPAQVACRRDAFMKTEGWDSTLNTNCDDIDSWIHIAQFGDAIFLNQCLAYRTIWNGAYNQKISLSQRLATNILMKKKIYTLVDAQHRSKIPDFQDIQKYLKLHWILVAIKQRKFRSLLPILDLSILSFQAWRILLSVRFIRRFKLRNSPVRRIPLI, translated from the coding sequence ATGAAATTTACCATTCTCATCAGCACTTACAATCGGTTATATCTGCTGAAAAGAGCAATTTACTCAGCGCTGAACCAGACGATTGATTGTGAGATAGTTGTTGTGGACGACTGCTCATCTGATAACACAGATATTTTTGTTAAAAGCTTGGGAGATAGCATAGTTTATCATCGTAACCCAGTTAATCAAGGTCATGCTGCATCTGTAAATACTGGTATGGCAAAAGCTAACGGCGAATGGGTTAAGTTTTTGGATGATGACGACTACTTAGCACCGAATTGTCTAGAAGAAATGGAAAAGGCTATTTCTATCCATCCCCATGCTGTCATCTGTTCTTGTATTGCGGCTCAAGTGGATAGCAAAGAAGTAGAACTCAGTCGCACTCGACCGTCTGGAAATGGTTTAGCTTGCTATATTCCGCAAGCAGATCTTCACTACGGTATGCTCTTAGAACTTGTACCTTTTGGTACACCTGCCCAGGTAGCTTGCCGTCGTGATGCTTTTATGAAAACGGAAGGTTGGGACTCTACACTTAATACTAATTGTGATGATATTGATTCATGGATTCATATTGCCCAGTTTGGCGATGCTATTTTCCTAAATCAATGCCTTGCCTATCGTACTATTTGGAATGGTGCTTATAATCAAAAAATTTCTTTATCTCAACGATTAGCTACAAATATTTTGATGAAGAAGAAGATTTACACCTTAGTGGATGCACAGCATCGCTCTAAAATACCTGATTTTCAAGATATACAGAAATACTTAAAATTGCATTGGATTTTGGTAGCAATCAAGCAAAGAAAGTTTAGAAGTTTATTACCAATACTAGATTTAAGCATCTTGTCTTTTCAGGCTTGGAGAATTTTGCTATCAGTTAGGTTTATACGTCGCTTTAAATTGCGAAATTCTCCAGTTCGCCGAATACCTTTGATTTAG
- a CDS encoding RNA recognition motif domain-containing protein, with product MSVYVGNLSYEVTQDALTQVFAEYGSVKRVQIPTDRETGRVRGFAFVEMGTEAEETAAIEALDGAEWMGRDLKVNKAKPKEDRGGSFGGGGGGGRGGYGGGGGGRGGGGGGGRY from the coding sequence ATGTCGGTTTACGTAGGTAATCTTTCTTACGAAGTTACACAGGATGCTTTAACACAGGTCTTTGCAGAATATGGTTCTGTAAAGCGTGTTCAGATCCCCACTGACCGTGAAACAGGCCGTGTACGCGGTTTTGCTTTCGTAGAGATGGGTACAGAAGCAGAAGAAACAGCGGCTATCGAAGCACTTGATGGTGCTGAATGGATGGGTCGTGACTTAAAAGTTAATAAAGCCAAGCCCAAAGAAGACCGTGGTGGTTCCTTCGGCGGTGGCGGCGGCGGTGGTCGCGGTGGATACGGTGGCGGCGGCGGTGGCCGTGGCGGCGGTGGCGGCGGTGGTCGCTACTAA
- a CDS encoding phycobiliprotein lyase — protein sequence MTSPLKIIQTADQQEIAEFFLASVGDWRSERRYYTLPQGETQEMVSMITIQFLEQGEDELQKLAQLHDLPNLEILTCGAKVTWESTDIHKARKESTGMTVFGVLGKILYRDRGFATTKPVTAQFYFPNPQTMCLRTEYNNSVFEEEIKLIGNKYRTRQSIISRAGEQLMIGQYLEKRISS from the coding sequence GTGACATCACCGCTTAAAATTATCCAAACTGCTGATCAACAGGAGATTGCAGAGTTTTTCCTAGCATCAGTAGGTGATTGGCGATCTGAACGGCGCTATTACACCCTACCCCAAGGAGAAACTCAAGAGATGGTCAGTATGATTACCATCCAGTTTTTAGAACAGGGGGAAGATGAATTGCAAAAACTGGCTCAATTACATGATTTGCCAAATTTAGAGATTTTGACTTGTGGTGCTAAAGTCACTTGGGAAAGCACTGATATACACAAAGCTAGAAAAGAATCGACTGGTATGACAGTGTTTGGTGTGCTGGGAAAGATTTTGTACCGCGATCGCGGTTTTGCTACAACTAAACCAGTCACCGCCCAATTTTATTTCCCCAATCCCCAAACCATGTGTTTGCGAACCGAGTACAACAACTCAGTCTTTGAAGAAGAAATCAAACTCATTGGTAATAAATACCGCACCAGACAGAGTATAATTTCCCGTGCTGGTGAACAGTTAATGATTGGTCAATACTTGGAAAAGCGGATTAGCAGTTAG
- a CDS encoding diflavin flavoprotein: MENTKPRDVQILPIGTDTTILRSRSWTRLRFEIEYALAKGTTANSFLIQGDKIALIDPPGETFTEIYLQALQQRIDIKAVDYVILGHVNPNRAATLKTLREIAPQITFVCSNPGAINLKAALENQDLPILVMRGDETLDLGKGHDLQFIPTPNPRYADELCTYDPQTEILFSDKLFGAHICGDQVFDEGWEVFNEDRRYYFDCLMAPHARQVETALDKLADLPIRLYATGHGPLVRYALQGLTHSYREWTQQQTNADMRVALIYASAYGNTATVAQAIARGITKAGVSVESINCEFTEPEEIKAAVEKCAGFVIGSPTLGGHAPTPVQTALGIVLSTATNNKLAGVFGSFGWSGEAVDLIEGKLKDAGYRFGFDTIRVKFKPNEVTLQTCEEAGTDFAQALKRAAKRAVVAKQPATNVEQAVGRIVGSLCVVTATQGEVKTGMLASWVTQASFNPPGLTIAVAKERAMETLTYTGNQFVVNILAEGREIRKQFMKVYAPGQDRFAGLETEEASNGGIILNGALAYLECSVQSRMEAGDHWLVYATVNDGKVLNQDAVTAVHHRKSASYY; this comes from the coding sequence ATGGAAAATACTAAACCCCGTGATGTACAAATTCTGCCAATTGGGACAGATACAACAATATTAAGATCGCGCAGTTGGACAAGGTTACGATTTGAAATAGAATACGCTCTAGCTAAAGGCACAACAGCGAATTCTTTTTTAATTCAAGGTGATAAAATTGCCTTAATTGACCCACCAGGGGAAACTTTCACCGAAATTTATCTCCAAGCTTTACAACAACGGATTGATATTAAAGCCGTTGACTATGTAATTCTTGGTCACGTCAATCCTAACCGGGCTGCGACATTAAAAACGTTACGAGAAATTGCCCCACAAATTACTTTTGTTTGTTCAAATCCCGGAGCTATAAATTTAAAAGCAGCATTGGAAAATCAGGATTTACCAATTCTAGTAATGCGGGGAGACGAAACCCTAGATTTAGGTAAAGGACATGATCTGCAATTTATTCCTACACCTAATCCCCGTTATGCAGATGAACTTTGTACTTATGATCCCCAAACAGAAATATTATTTTCTGATAAGTTATTTGGGGCGCATATTTGCGGCGACCAAGTATTTGATGAAGGTTGGGAAGTCTTTAACGAAGATAGGCGTTATTATTTCGATTGTCTCATGGCTCCCCACGCCAGACAAGTAGAAACAGCTTTAGATAAATTGGCAGATTTACCAATTAGATTATACGCCACTGGTCATGGACCTTTGGTAAGATATGCCTTACAAGGATTAACCCACTCTTATCGGGAATGGACTCAACAGCAAACCAACGCTGATATGAGGGTGGCTTTGATTTATGCTTCTGCTTATGGGAATACTGCAACTGTAGCTCAAGCGATCGCACGTGGTATAACCAAAGCAGGTGTTAGTGTCGAGTCAATTAACTGCGAATTTACCGAACCCGAAGAAATCAAAGCCGCAGTTGAAAAGTGCGCCGGTTTTGTCATTGGTTCTCCCACATTAGGTGGACACGCACCTACACCAGTCCAAACAGCTTTAGGAATTGTTCTTTCTACCGCTACAAATAATAAATTAGCTGGGGTTTTTGGTTCTTTTGGTTGGAGTGGAGAAGCCGTTGATTTAATTGAAGGAAAACTCAAAGACGCAGGTTACAGATTTGGTTTTGACACCATTCGCGTCAAGTTCAAACCCAACGAAGTCACCCTACAAACCTGTGAAGAAGCCGGAACCGATTTCGCCCAAGCACTAAAACGCGCCGCGAAAAGAGCAGTTGTGGCTAAACAACCCGCTACTAATGTAGAACAAGCAGTTGGACGGATAGTTGGTTCTCTGTGTGTTGTCACCGCAACTCAAGGAGAAGTGAAAACAGGAATGTTAGCATCTTGGGTAACACAAGCCAGCTTTAACCCTCCTGGTTTAACCATTGCGGTAGCTAAAGAACGGGCTATGGAAACTCTAACCTACACTGGTAATCAATTTGTCGTCAATATCTTAGCTGAAGGCAGGGAAATACGCAAGCAGTTCATGAAGGTTTACGCCCCCGGACAAGATAGATTTGCGGGTTTGGAAACAGAAGAAGCTAGTAATGGTGGTATTATTCTCAACGGTGCTTTAGCTTACCTCGAATGTTCTGTCCAAAGTCGTATGGAAGCCGGTGATCATTGGTTGGTTTATGCAACTGTTAATGATGGGAAAGTGTTAAATCAAGATGCTGTGACTGCTGTACATCATCGCAAATCGGCGAGTTATTATTAA
- a CDS encoding Uma2 family endonuclease: protein MNTVTLNLDTVIRLTDDQFYQLCMANKDVSLELNAQGELIIVPPVGGESGRSESDLNFKVSLWNHQTKLGIVFSSSTIFRLPNGAKRSPDVAWIKLERWEALTAEEREKFPPLTPDFIIELRSKSDRLKTLQEKMQEYIDNGLRLGWLINPQDKQTEIYRLGKLVEIVQLPAVLFGEDVLPGFELQL, encoded by the coding sequence ATGAATACTGTCACCTTAAACCTAGATACAGTTATTCGCCTGACAGATGATCAGTTTTACCAACTCTGCATGGCCAATAAAGATGTAAGCTTAGAACTCAATGCACAAGGAGAATTAATTATTGTGCCACCAGTAGGAGGAGAAAGCGGACGTAGTGAATCTGATTTAAATTTTAAAGTCAGTCTTTGGAATCACCAAACCAAATTAGGAATTGTATTTAGTTCCTCAACCATCTTCCGACTTCCCAATGGTGCGAAACGTTCACCTGATGTTGCTTGGATAAAACTAGAACGTTGGGAAGCATTAACAGCAGAAGAACGGGAAAAATTTCCCCCACTCACACCAGATTTTATTATTGAACTGAGATCAAAATCAGACAGACTCAAAACCCTGCAAGAAAAAATGCAGGAATATATAGATAATGGTTTGCGTTTGGGTTGGTTAATTAATCCCCAAGACAAACAAACAGAAATTTACCGACTAGGAAAACTTGTAGAAATCGTTCAACTTCCTGCTGTACTTTTTGGAGAAGATGTTTTACCAGGATTTGAATTACAGCTTTAA
- a CDS encoding efflux RND transporter permease subunit yields the protein MQTTNTNNGFSISAISIRQHIGTLMLTLAVIVMGVFFIIRLPVDLLPSITYPRIGVRIEAPGISPEVAVDEVTKRLEEAFSATEGVIQVFSQTREGQISLDLYFRPGGNIDQALNDATASFNRSRNQLPDNIQEARVFKIDPSQLPVYEFAITSPSLKGVDLRVFAEEELARELGVVEGVAGVSVSGGVKEEVRVNIDLERLQAVGVGLTDVLNELQNRNQDISGGRILGTNSEALTRTVGRFQSADELNNLSFEVSAPNSAIKNRVYLRDFAEVIDGSEKQRVYVFLNGEEAVKVSVQKQPDANTINVVDGVKKRLAELQKGGVIPQEATLTATLDESKFIRDSIANVTTSGLIGSGLAAIAVLLFLGSLRQTFIIVVSIPLASLTAIILMGLFGLSLNVFSLGGLALGVGIVVDNSIVMLENIAEGISQVKIRNQESKLSVSSIIQQSEDSSREVESALVASTSTNLVAVLPFLLIGGFISLLFNELILTISFSVAASILIAVTVVPMLTSRLLSLPVSSSLNNFWPLRVFNSRFEAATRAYSSFLGGILRWRLLTIALTIILLGGGSLWIAPQIPQEILPRINTGQVNLIAQFPPGIPLETNQKVMKAVDGILRQQPETEYVFSTVGGFLFGNNSTANPLRSSSTITLKPGSNVETYVERVTKEFSKLNLVDIRLRLTPGQVRGLILNNSPVRNADVDIILQGNDSDTLEQAGRELLANLEQKATAVRFRPEADARQPEIQILPDWERVAKVGLNTKDIGDTIQTAIEGSIPTQLQRDNRLVDVRVQLDETSVQSTSQLERLPLFVEGNQQIRLSDVAKIAEAQAPGEIQRINQRQVFLIAGNLAEGASLTQALEQVDQVLNNANFPQGVSLLPSATAESNKELQNSLQVLGGLAIFLVFVVMAVQYNSLVDPFVILFTIPLALAGGIFGLYITETAIGATVVVGAVLLVGIVVNNAIIMVELANQLREREHIDRKTAILKAAPQRLRPILMTTITTVLGMFPLALGIGDGSEFLQPLGVVVFSGLSLATVLTLFIIPCFYTLLHDLIGGRWAKPIFIRLRIWKRKYQ from the coding sequence ATGCAGACAACAAACACTAACAACGGATTTAGTATCAGTGCTATTTCTATCCGCCAGCATATTGGTACACTCATGCTCACCTTGGCTGTGATTGTCATGGGCGTATTTTTCATTATTCGTTTACCTGTAGATTTACTTCCATCTATTACCTATCCCCGGATTGGGGTGCGGATAGAAGCCCCAGGAATTTCTCCAGAGGTAGCAGTTGATGAAGTCACAAAACGTTTAGAAGAAGCCTTTTCCGCGACTGAAGGTGTAATTCAGGTTTTTTCCCAAACCCGTGAAGGTCAAATTAGTTTAGATTTATACTTTCGACCGGGAGGAAATATTGACCAAGCCCTCAATGATGCCACAGCATCCTTTAACCGGTCTAGAAACCAATTACCAGATAATATTCAAGAAGCACGGGTATTTAAAATTGATCCTTCCCAATTACCTGTTTATGAATTTGCGATCACTTCACCTTCTCTTAAAGGTGTTGATTTACGAGTTTTTGCCGAAGAAGAATTAGCCCGTGAATTGGGCGTAGTAGAAGGAGTTGCTGGGGTCAGTGTATCGGGAGGAGTGAAGGAAGAAGTCAGGGTAAATATTGATTTAGAACGTCTCCAAGCCGTTGGTGTGGGTTTGACAGATGTACTCAATGAACTCCAAAACCGCAACCAAGATATTTCCGGTGGTCGGATTTTAGGAACAAATTCAGAAGCTTTAACCCGGACTGTGGGACGCTTCCAAAGTGCCGATGAACTTAATAATCTTTCCTTTGAAGTATCCGCGCCAAATTCTGCTATCAAAAACCGTGTTTACTTGCGAGACTTTGCTGAAGTTATTGATGGATCAGAAAAACAGCGAGTCTATGTTTTTCTCAATGGCGAAGAAGCAGTAAAAGTCAGCGTTCAAAAACAGCCAGATGCTAACACCATCAATGTTGTCGATGGCGTGAAAAAACGTCTAGCAGAATTGCAAAAAGGGGGTGTGATTCCTCAAGAAGCAACTCTCACAGCTACCTTAGATGAATCAAAATTTATCCGTGATTCCATAGCGAATGTGACTACTTCTGGGTTAATTGGCTCAGGTTTAGCTGCGATCGCAGTTTTACTCTTTTTGGGTTCTCTACGCCAAACCTTTATTATTGTCGTTTCCATTCCCCTAGCATCTTTAACAGCGATTATCTTAATGGGTTTATTTGGCTTGTCACTTAACGTTTTTAGCTTAGGTGGTTTAGCATTAGGCGTGGGAATTGTGGTTGATAATTCCATCGTCATGTTAGAAAACATAGCTGAGGGAATTAGTCAAGTAAAAATTCGCAATCAAGAATCAAAATTATCAGTTTCGTCAATTATTCAACAATCTGAAGATAGCAGCCGAGAAGTAGAATCAGCTTTAGTTGCTTCCACTAGTACTAATTTAGTTGCAGTATTGCCATTTTTATTAATTGGTGGTTTTATCTCATTACTCTTCAACGAGTTAATTCTCACCATCAGTTTTTCTGTAGCGGCTTCAATTTTAATTGCCGTTACCGTTGTTCCCATGCTGACATCGCGTTTATTAAGTTTACCTGTTTCTAGTTCCCTCAATAATTTTTGGCCATTGCGGGTATTTAATAGCCGTTTTGAGGCAGCAACAAGAGCTTATAGTAGCTTTTTAGGTGGTATATTGCGCTGGAGATTATTGACAATTGCGCTCACAATTATCTTATTAGGTGGTGGCAGCTTGTGGATAGCTCCTCAAATTCCCCAAGAAATTCTCCCTCGCATCAATACCGGACAAGTTAACTTAATTGCTCAGTTTCCCCCCGGTATACCCTTAGAAACTAACCAAAAAGTCATGAAAGCTGTAGATGGCATTCTCCGTCAACAGCCAGAAACAGAATATGTATTTTCTACAGTTGGCGGTTTTCTCTTTGGTAACAACAGCACTGCTAACCCTCTGCGAAGTTCCAGCACTATTACCCTTAAACCAGGCTCAAACGTAGAGACTTATGTTGAACGTGTCACCAAAGAATTTAGCAAGCTTAACTTAGTAGATATTCGTCTCCGTCTCACCCCTGGTCAAGTGCGGGGTTTAATTCTCAACAACTCCCCTGTTCGCAACGCTGATGTTGACATCATTCTCCAAGGAAATGACTCCGACACTTTGGAACAAGCCGGTCGGGAATTATTAGCAAATTTAGAACAAAAAGCCACCGCAGTCAGATTCCGTCCTGAGGCAGATGCGCGTCAACCAGAAATTCAGATATTACCCGACTGGGAACGAGTTGCAAAAGTTGGTTTAAATACCAAAGATATCGGAGACACAATCCAGACCGCAATTGAAGGTAGTATACCCACCCAACTGCAACGGGATAACCGTTTAGTTGATGTCCGGGTACAGTTAGACGAAACTTCTGTACAATCAACTTCTCAGTTAGAGAGATTACCTCTATTTGTGGAAGGTAATCAACAAATCCGCTTGAGTGATGTAGCAAAAATTGCCGAAGCGCAAGCACCAGGAGAAATTCAACGGATTAATCAGCGTCAAGTCTTCCTCATAGCGGGTAATTTGGCAGAAGGAGCAAGTCTAACTCAAGCGCTAGAACAGGTAGATCAAGTCCTCAACAATGCAAATTTCCCCCAAGGGGTGAGTCTTTTACCCAGTGCGACAGCGGAATCTAATAAAGAACTACAAAACTCGCTGCAAGTGTTAGGAGGATTAGCCATCTTCTTAGTCTTTGTCGTCATGGCTGTACAATATAATTCCCTCGTAGACCCTTTTGTAATTTTGTTTACTATTCCTCTAGCATTAGCTGGGGGTATTTTTGGGCTTTATATTACTGAAACTGCCATTGGCGCAACAGTAGTTGTCGGTGCGGTCTTGTTAGTAGGTATCGTGGTTAACAACGCCATTATTATGGTGGAACTAGCTAATCAACTTCGGGAACGAGAACACATTGACCGCAAAACCGCAATTTTAAAAGCCGCACCCCAACGTTTACGCCCTATTTTGATGACAACCATTACGACTGTTTTAGGTATGTTCCCTCTCGCGTTGGGAATTGGAGATGGTTCAGAATTTCTCCAACCATTGGGTGTAGTCGTATTTTCTGGTTTGTCTTTAGCAACAGTGCTAACGCTGTTTATTATTCCCTGTTTTTATACTTTGTTACACGATTTAATTGGTGGACGTTGGGCTAAACCTATATTTATCAGGTTGCGGATTTGGAAAAGGAAGTATCAGTAA
- a CDS encoding BrnA antitoxin family protein yields the protein METEYNFSQGKRGAIEPTPPGKTRITIRLDDEILIWFREQVHQAGGGELPNID from the coding sequence ATGGAAACTGAGTATAATTTTAGTCAAGGTAAACGGGGTGCGATTGAACCCACACCACCGGGAAAAACTCGGATTACAATTCGCCTAGATGATGAAATACTGATATGGTTTCGTGAGCAAGTACACCAAGCGGGTGGGGGGGAATTACCAAACATTGATTAA